Below is a window of Rhodamnia argentea isolate NSW1041297 chromosome 11, ASM2092103v1, whole genome shotgun sequence DNA.
GGAGCATTAAATCTATATCCGAAGCCATGTTTCcttccccttttcttcttccaccaccaccacctcctcctcctcctcctcctcctccacgtcCTCCTCAATGGAAATATGATGTCTTCGTGAGTTTCCGAGGCAAGGACCTGAGGAGAAACTTCATATCACACCTCTTCTCCGCTTTGAAGCAGGCCTCGATTCGATGCTTCAGAGACAACGCGAGACAAGACATTGGAGAagaaatcaaatccaagcttttCAAAGCAATTTGGCATGCGAGGTTTGCCCTAATCGTGTTCTCCAAGAACTATGCGGACTCAAAGTGGTGCATGAACGAGCTGGTCGAGATTCTGGAGTGCAAGAAGAGGTATGAAAACCATGGTCACCTAGTTGTTCCTATCTTCCTTGATGTAAAACCAGAAGACATTTCGAAGTTGACGAGCGGAAGCGAATTCGCTCAAGGTTTTGAGAGATTGAGTGGAAACGAGAGAGACGATGGGCAAATACGAAAATGGAGGGCTGCCTTGATAGAGACTAAGCATTTGTCAGGAGTCGACTTGAGGAATGACGCCAGAGAGTACGTATCTCTACTTCATTTTCATTGCATCATAATTTTTGTGAGTCTATCAGCATGATTAACTTATGTGATTAGTTATGTGCGCTTGAAGTCGCTTGTGAGATTTAAACTCTTTGAAGTGTCGCCATTTCTGTGTCAATGATGGGCTCGTACGAACCTTATCCAGAGCCACCATATCAAAGCAAGTAAGTTAAAAGCCGAGAAGCTTAAGGTCAAAGACGGATACTATCCAAATACGTTGAAAGAGAGTTGCTTTTATAATACATTATTTATTTCTAAAGTAAAAGGAGACAATTGTAGCTATTGAGAGATGTACTTTCTTCCTTATCCTCTTCTTCTAGTATTTGCAACTTTCTAGGGTTTTAACTGTCGGTGCATATATTTACGTTTATTTCCCTTGTATTCTTAACTACGCTTAACACCAGGGATGAAGGGGCACTCGTGGACATAATAGTAGACTACCTCGACGAGAAAATCCGTGAAGCACGGCTACTCGACTTTGCGAGTAACGCAATTGGAGTGGAATTGCTGGTAGGCGAGGTGATTTCTTTAATCAAAACGGGCCAAGAAGAGGACGTGCGCGTCATAGGTATATGTGGAGTAGAAGGAATAGGCAAGACGATGGCAGCCACAGTCATCAGCGAGCGCATTCGCCGCGATTTCGAGTGTTTCGTCTTTCTTGATAAAATCGGAGAAGCAGATCGCAACAGTCTATTGGGCCTACAAAAGAAGCTGCTCTATAATCTCATAAAGGTGGAAGGATTGAGGATGTACGATGACATTCAGACCAACATCAACGAAATAAAGAGTAACATGCGCCATAAAAGGACTCTTCTTGTTCTCGATAATGTCACCGGGAAAGAACAACTCAACTACTTCGGAGTCGGAGAGCGAGACCTGCTGTGTCGAGGAAGCAGAATTTTGATCACAACCAGAGACCAAAACTTGCTGAAAGATCTCAAAGTAGATGACAAGTATATCGTCACAGGATTGGACCCGAATGAAGCGCTCCGTCTCTTCTGTCGCCATGCCATAAAGAGAGAAGAACCTCAAGAAGGCTATGAGGAGTTGTGCAAAAATCTAGCTCATTATGCAGGAGGTCATCCATTCTCTCTTGAGAAGTTGGGCTCTTCCCTATGCGGCAAGTCCAAACATGAATGGCATAAAAAACTGGAGCAGTTGAAGAGATGCCCTTATGTCGATTCGCTCTTCCGTTCATTCCGGCCAGTTGGGCCATTTGGAGGTCAAGGCGGTGATGCTTTTGATGACGGGAGACACACTGGCGTGAGGCAAATTAGGATCTTTGGACGGTCAGTTATTGATTCCATCACCGTCGACTATGACCTGAACGGGTGTTTTGTGAGATCCTTCCAGCGGGGTCGAAATGACTACTACACTGACTATGCAATGGTCAGTTTTCTACCACTGTTAAACTAATTAGGCCTACTGTTACTACTTCATGTAACATAGATTATCTTGCCTTTCATTTGCAGAGAATGCGGGATCTGGAAACCTCTCATACCGATTTGCTCGCAGACCAACTTATAGGAAAGAATCGAAACAACCTGATGCCGACACGGGGAAAAATAGATGCCGTAACACCTCTCTAaaactttccttcttttttcattagTGACGAGTACCTAACCGAGTTCGGTTAAGCAATGAGTTTTTCACAGTAAAGGAATTATACTGATCCAAAACGCTAGGCAACATTTATTAGACGTTAGATGGATGTGTTGATGGTAACACTCATAAAACCTTGTGCACTTCTTGCAGCTGGTGAGACTGGATCATCCAAGTGAATACTTGGTATCCGTATCAGGCTATATTGATGATTTTGGAGGTCGTGATGTTGTTCGGTCTCTCAAGCTCCACAGCAACAAGGAGACGTATGGACCATTTGGATCCGAGAGAGGACAGGCTTTTGATCTCTTGCAATTTGGCGGACAGATTATTGGGTTTCACGGGAGATGTAGCAGCCATCTCGACTCAATCGGAGCCCATTTCGGGCCAATTTCTCACACGTATCCATTTGATGTCGTGGGACCATTTGGGGGTAATAGTGGTATGGACATTTGGGACGATGGAAAACACACAGATGTGAGGCAAATTGTCATAGGCTTTGATTCGGCAATTAAATCCATCTCTATCTTATATGATGACCATGGGCGACCAGTTGGTCCGTTCACATATGGCCCAAGTGGAGGAGGAAAAACATATACGGTGAGCTATGATATAAATATTATCGACATTATCTTCAAGATACGATGTGATTTTGTTGATATCCTCGATACTTGGTAAAgtctattttttattgttaaagtAGATAGTTGCTCTTGAATTCTTTAAGTTatatcattttcctttctcaGATTAAGCTCGACCATCCAAATGAGTACTTAACATCCATCTCGGGCTACACTGAAGAAGTTTCCGGACTCACCATTCTCCAATCGTTGACAATCCATACTAATAGAAGGGATCATGGACCAATCGGAACAGCTAACATAGGGAGGCATTTCTCATTCCCACACACCGGTGGCAAAATTGTCGGGTTTCATGGGAGTTGCGATGGCCCCCGTCTCGAGTCCATCGGAGCTTTTTACGAGCCAATTGCTCATACTCATCCTTTTAAGGATTTTGGGCCTTTTGGAGGTGACGATGGAGATTATTGGGACGATGGAAGATACGTTGATATAAAGAGCATTACTGTGTGCTTCTCGGACTTCGTTCGatgtattgattttgattttgtcaacATAGATGGTTCTATTGGACACACTAGTCATGGTTCTCAACAAGTTCTAGAATTTGACCTAACTACTGCTCAGGTTGGTAAACTAATTTGCTTCATCATAAGTAAGGATCAGAATTATGGAGTTTTTGATTAGTTAAtcgttttgttttgaaattgatTGAAGTGATAGTTTGATTCACATCCATTGGACCCCTGAGTGATCTTGCGTAGTGACTTCTAATTTGCAGGTTTACTTTGATTACCCAAAGGAGTATATAACCTCAATTTCAGGTTTCTTCACTGGCGTTATCGTTTCGCTCACATTTCGAACCAACCAAAGAATATGCGGACCATATGGTAGGGAGGAAGGGGCTTACTTTTCATCACCACCGGGAGCTGGGAAAGTCGTCGGGTTCTTTGGGAGAAGTAGTGATTGTCTTCTTCATGGTCTTGGAGTAAGAGTCAAGCTTTACTCCAACGAGCTCTATCCCTTCATGTCTGTGGGGTTATTTGGTGCTTTCGGGGAAGGCTCACGTTGGGATGATGGCAATAAGCATACCAATGTAAGGAAAATCATCGTTGAATTCGAACCAAGTAAAGGGTCAGAGGTTCGATCGATCACGTTTGAGTATGAAGAGGAGGATAGAGAATTGGGGCAGTTGAAGACGCATGGTGGCATTGATGACAGAAAGTTCCATATAGTACGAAACATCGAAATCCATACGGTATGTGCCCGTGCATGCATAAGCTTTTTAAGATCCTTACCAAAACTTGCATAGCCTACGTTAGCAAGAACTCTTTCAAGACTCAAATCATGAGTTTGATGGTTGCTTCTATAATTGCAGATCAAAGTACATGATCCAGATGAGTATTTGACCTCAATATCTGGGTATTATGACATGGGAGGCATTACTTCTCTCACGTTTCAGACCAACAAAAAGACGATGGGACCTATCGGAGGCGAAATCGGACGGCACTTCTCATCTCCTGCAACTGGTGGCAAAATTGTTGGATTCTTTGGAAGAAGTGGTGAGCATCTTGAAGCAATCGGAGCTTATTTTGAACCGATCGCGCATCTCTacccaatcaaatcaattgggCCATTTGGAGGCCTAGGTGGATGTGCTTGGGACGACGAGAAATTCGACGTCTTGAGGGAGATTGAGGTAATGCACGGCGATGAAATTCGTTACCTTATGTTTGTGTACGACAAGCATGGGGAACAAAGTTGCTCAGGTATGCACGGTAGCTACACCGAAGAAGAAGGGGTCAAGGTCACCTGGGTTAGTGTCTTGCTCCCTTTCCCATTCATCGATGTTTACCTACTCACATCTGATCCGTCAAGACGATAATGTGATTTAGTAATCTAAACTTGATAGGTGGATAGATGGATAGATCTTTTTCCGACTCTTGCAAATTTTAACAGGTACTTTTGAAATGGCACAGATTACATTGGACTATCCGCGAGAGTACTTGATATCAATCTCTGGTTACGTGCAAGAGGACGTTGATGGAGGCATCGATGATGCTATCGTTCGGTCGCTCACATTTCACAGTAACAGAGGAATACACGGTCCATTTGGCAAGGAGTCGGGGAAGTACTTTTGGTATCCATCAACCGAAAGCAGAATCATCGGCTTTTACGGAAGGAGCAGGGAGACTCTCAATTCTATAGGAGTGTATGCGGAGCCCATACCGCACTTGTATCCTTTTAAGACCGTTGGACCCTTTGGAGGCTCTGGTG
It encodes the following:
- the LOC115735774 gene encoding jacalin-related lectin 4-like; this encodes MFPSPFLLPPPPPPPPPPPPPRPPQWKYDVFVSFRGKDLRRNFISHLFSALKQASIRCFRDNARQDIGEEIKSKLFKAIWHARFALIVFSKNYADSKWCMNELVEILECKKRYENHGHLVVPIFLDVKPEDISKLTSGSEFAQGFERLSGNERDDGQIRKWRAALIETKHLSGVDLRNDAREDEGALVDIIVDYLDEKIREARLLDFASNAIGVELLVGEVISLIKTGQEEDVRVIGICGVEGIGKTMAATVISERIRRDFECFVFLDKIGEADRNSLLGLQKKLLYNLIKVEGLRMYDDIQTNINEIKSNMRHKRTLLVLDNVTGKEQLNYFGVGERDLLCRGSRILITTRDQNLLKDLKVDDKYIVTGLDPNEALRLFCRHAIKREEPQEGYEELCKNLAHYAGGHPFSLEKLGSSLCGKSKHEWHKKLEQLKRCPYVDSLFRSFRPVGPFGGQGGDAFDDGRHTGVRQIRIFGRSVIDSITVDYDLNGCFVRSFQRGRNDYYTDYAMRMRDLETSHTDLLADQLIGKNRNNLMPTRGKIDALVRLDHPSEYLVSVSGYIDDFGGRDVVRSLKLHSNKETYGPFGSERGQAFDLLQFGGQIIGFHGRCSSHLDSIGAHFGPISHTYPFDVVGPFGGNSGMDIWDDGKHTDVRQIVIGFDSAIKSISILYDDHGRPVGPFTYGPSGGGKTYTIKLDHPNEYLTSISGYTEEVSGLTILQSLTIHTNRRDHGPIGTANIGRHFSFPHTGGKIVGFHGSCDGPRLESIGAFYEPIAHTHPFKDFGPFGGDDGDYWDDGRYVDIKSITVCFSDFVRCIDFDFVNIDGSIGHTSHGSQQVLEFDLTTAQVYFDYPKEYITSISGFFTGVIVSLTFRTNQRICGPYGREEGAYFSSPPGAGKVVGFFGRSSDCLLHGLGVRVKLYSNELYPFMSVGLFGAFGEGSRWDDGNKHTNVRKIIVEFEPSKGSEVRSITFEYEEEDRELGQLKTHGGIDDRKFHIVRNIEIHTIKVHDPDEYLTSISGYYDMGGITSLTFQTNKKTMGPIGGEIGRHFSSPATGGKIVGFFGRSGEHLEAIGAYFEPIAHLYPIKSIGPFGGLGGCAWDDEKFDVLREIEVMHGDEIRYLMFVYDKHGEQSCSGMHGSYTEEEGVKVTWVRLDYPREYLISISGYVQEDVDGGIDDAIVRSLTFHSNRGIHGPFGKESGKYFWYPSTESRIIGFYGRSRETLNSIGVYAEPIPHLYPFKTVGPFGGSGDFQWDDGAQSDVRAFEISFGDVIHSIKIDYDGDGSFCGRHGYGRGYGPLSASVNLDYPKERLVSVSGCMSERGNTPQAQVFIHNLSIHTTKTTYGPFGSEDALGGLTGFRIPPASTGGRIVGFFGSGGSCLNSIGARLEPY